Proteins encoded in a region of the Tripterygium wilfordii isolate XIE 37 chromosome 21, ASM1340144v1, whole genome shotgun sequence genome:
- the LOC119989545 gene encoding aspartic proteinase CDR1-like, giving the protein MHRHIFISILISLIVSIQSLVGEKGNVISIDLIHRDSTLSPFYNRSISPSELLRRAVLCSLSRANNFNSHIHSKAKDIQSECDPCKDCYEQDLPPFKPSNSYQELPYDNEFCRVFEKRRPVKPSNQCEYKYVYEKNGFTIGVLGTETFYFDSTNGELVSFPKFAFGCGHENKIKFDKLVQASEKTGVSKLRFGQEAKISGAKVSTPLAFKDPSPYYYLTLEGISVGTRKIGMDTGDNNIIIDSGTVMTVLHPTIYDELQKTIIANITKSGESIEPTEDPTGTFSLCYEKPLNIKFPTLIFHFSGADIHLKRRNTYVQYFDYICMTIARHRSNNAISIFGSSAQVNFQVEYDLNQKLVSFAPTDCTI; this is encoded by the exons ATGCATCGTCATATCTTTATTTCGATTCTCATTTCGTTAATTGTTTCAATTCAATCCCTAGTTGGAGAGAAAGGAAACGTTATCAGTATTGATCTCATTCATCGTGATTCGACGCTATCTCCATTTTATAATCGTTCAATCTCTCCATCAGAGCTCTTAAGAAGAGCTGTTCTGTGCTCTCTTAGCCGTGccaacaacttcaattcacATATACATAGTAAAGCAAAAGATATCCAGTCGGAG TGTGATCCCTGTAAAGACTGCTACGAACAAGATTTACCTCCCTTTAAACCATCAAACTCCTATCAAGAACTTCCCTATGACAATGAATTCTGTCGAGTTTTTGAAAAAAGGAGGCCTGTTAAGCCATCAAACCAGTGCGAATACAAATATGTTTACGAGAAGAATGGATTTACAATTGGAGTTTTGGGCACTGAGACATTCTACTTTGATTCCACTAATGGTGAACTTGTTTCTTTCCCTAAATTTGCGTTTGGATGTGGTCACGAAAATAAGATTAAGTTCGATAAGCTAGTTCAAG CGTCAGAAAAAACTGGTGTTAGCAAACTCAGATTCGGACAAGAGGCGAAAATCTCCGGTGCAAAAGTTTCAACTCCGCTTGCATTCAAAGATCCTTCTCCTTATTACTACCTCACTCTTGAAGGTATCAGCGTCGGAACTAGAAAGATTGGGATGGACACAGGCGACAATAATATCATAATCGATTCTGGAACAGTCATGACAGTCTTGCATCCTACCATATACGATGAGCTGCAAAAGACCATTATTGCGAATATTACGAAGTCTGGTGAAAGCATCGAGCCAACAGAAGATCCAACTGGAACATTTAGTTTGTGCTATGAAAAACCTCTTAATATCAAGTTTCCCACACTGATATTCCATTTTTCTGGTGCAGACATTCATTTAAAACGCAGAAACACATATGTCCAGtattttgattacatttgtaTGACTATAGCCCGACACCGTTCGAACAATGCTATTTCTATTTTTGGAAGTTCTGCACAAGTTAACTTTCAGGTGGAGTATGACCTCAACCAAAAGCTGGTCTCTTTTGCTCCAACAGATTGTACCATATAG